The Macaca fascicularis isolate 582-1 chromosome 1, T2T-MFA8v1.1 genome includes a window with the following:
- the LOC102134598 gene encoding olfactory receptor 2C3, producing MPGMPCALPTGGLLPHPQHTMMEIANVSSPEVFVLLGFSARPSLEAVLFIVVLGFYVVSILGNGIIILVSRMDVHLHTPMYFFLANLSFLDISFTTSIVPQLLANLWGPQKTISYGGCVVQFCISHWLGATECVLLATMSYDRYAAICRPLHYIVIMHPQFCLGLALASWLGGLTTSMVGSTLTMLLPLCGNNHIDHFFCEMPLIMQLACVDISLNEMEMYLASFVFVVLPLGLILVSYGHIARAVLKIRSAEGRRKALNTCSSHVAVVSLFYGSIILMYLQPAKSTSHEQGKFIALFYTVVTPALNPFIYTLRNTEVKSALRHTVLENCCGSAGKRAQI from the coding sequence ATGCCCGGTATGCCCTGTGCTCTTCCCACAGGTGGCCTTTTGCCCCACCCCCAGCATACAATGATGGAAATAGCCAATGTGAGTTCTCCAGAAGTCTTTGTCCTCCTGGGCTTCTCTGCACGACCCTCACTAGAAGCTGTCCTCTTCATAGTTGTCTTGGGTTTTTACGTGGTATCGATCTTGGGCAATGGCATCATCATTCTGGTCTCCCGTATGGATGTGCACCTCCACACGCCTATGTACTTCTTTCTTGCCAACCTCTCCTTCCTGGACATCAGTTTCACCACGAGCATTGTCCCACAGCTTCTGGCCAACCTCTGGGGACCACAAAAAACCATAAGCTATGGAGGGTGTGTGGTCCAGTTCTGTATCTCCCATTGGCTGGGGGCAACCGAGTGTGTCCTGCTGGCCACCATGTCCTATGACCGCTACGCTGCCATCTGCAGGCCACTCCATTACATTGTCATTATGCATCCACAGTTTTGCCTTGGGCTAGCTTTGGCCTCCTGGCTGGGAGGTCTGACCACCAGCATGGTGGGCTCCACTCTCACCATGCTCCTACCGCTGTGTGGGAACAATCACATCGACCACTTCTTTTGTGAGATGCCCCTCATTATGCAACTGGCTTGTGTGGATATCAGCCTCAATGAGATGGAGATGTACCTGGCCAGCTTTGTCTTTGTTGTCCTCCCTCTGGGGCTCATCCTGGTCTCTTACGGCCATATTGCCCGGGCTGTGTTGAAGATCAGGTCAGCAGAAGGGCGGAGAAAGGCACTCAACACCTGTTCTTCCCACGTGGCCGTGGTGTCTCTGTTTTATGGGAGCATCATCTTAATGTATCTGCAGCCAGCCAAGAGCACCTCCCATGAGCAGGGCAAGTTCATAGCTCTCTTCTACACCGTAGTCACTCCTGCGCTGAACCCATTTATTTACACCCTGAGGAACACAGAGGTGAAGAGCGCCCTCCGACACACTGTGTTAGAGAACTGCTGTGGCTCTGCAGGCAAGCGGGCCCAAATTTAG